The Candidatus Jordarchaeales archaeon genome includes a window with the following:
- a CDS encoding ubiquitin family protein, which translates to MKVKVVSAIGGDAWELEVKPDTYVKQLKKEVAKRKKVSEDVIAIAFRGYQVDDDKTLGELGVEDGDKLYVIVRTTGGW; encoded by the coding sequence TTGAAGGTAAAGGTTGTCTCGGCGATAGGTGGCGATGCTTGGGAGTTGGAAGTCAAGCCTGACACCTATGTGAAACAGCTTAAAAAGGAGGTTGCAAAGAGAAAGAAGGTTTCCGAGGACGTCATAGCCATCGCGTTTAGAGGGTACCAGGTGGACGACGATAAGACCCTCGGCGAGTTGGGGGTTGAGGATGGCGACAAGCTCTACGTGATCGTTCGAACCACAGGCGGATGGTGA
- the glyA gene encoding serine hydroxymethyltransferase, whose translation MNPDEAYAKVRSLMKQHHSFFRECIPLIASENVTSPAVREALLCDFAHRYAEGWPGERVYAGCKYIDEVELICIELAKKLFRAEFVDVRPVSGVVANLAVYTAFTRPGDTMMALSIPNGGHISHGALKTRDGRFLGGTAGAVHGLNVEYFVFNKEEMNIDVEASAEKIVSVKPKLLLFGASVFLFPHPVRELSKVARDVGAYVAYDAAHVAGLIAAGYFQDPLREGADVMSMSTHKTLPGPQHGLIAAKEEYAEAIKRAVFPGLTSNHHLHNVAALAIALAEFMKYGREYAGQVIRNAKALAKWLHDEGFNVLGKHKGFTESHTIVMDVSEFEGEVGLGGDIERLLERAGIIVNRNLLPWDTSAGRSYINPGGIRLGTSEVTRIGMKEGEMKRIAEFIARVIRDREDPEKVRGEVAEFRRDYQKVHYCFDSVTEAYEYIEIP comes from the coding sequence TTGAACCCTGACGAGGCATATGCAAAAGTGAGGAGCTTGATGAAGCAGCACCATTCGTTTTTCAGGGAGTGCATTCCCCTTATAGCTAGCGAGAATGTGACAAGTCCCGCCGTTCGTGAAGCGCTGCTCTGCGATTTTGCTCACAGGTATGCTGAAGGGTGGCCAGGAGAGCGCGTCTACGCGGGCTGCAAGTACATAGATGAGGTTGAACTCATATGTATCGAGCTTGCGAAGAAGCTTTTCAGAGCCGAGTTCGTGGATGTACGCCCTGTGAGCGGCGTCGTGGCGAACCTAGCAGTCTACACAGCTTTTACGAGGCCCGGGGACACTATGATGGCTCTCTCCATACCGAATGGTGGGCACATAAGTCACGGCGCCCTCAAGACTAGGGATGGACGCTTCTTAGGTGGAACCGCTGGCGCTGTTCATGGGCTTAACGTGGAATACTTCGTCTTTAATAAGGAGGAGATGAACATAGACGTTGAAGCCTCGGCTGAGAAAATAGTTAGCGTTAAACCCAAGCTCTTGCTCTTCGGCGCCTCGGTCTTCCTCTTCCCTCACCCAGTTAGGGAGCTGTCCAAGGTGGCTAGGGACGTTGGAGCCTACGTGGCATACGACGCGGCGCACGTGGCGGGGCTCATAGCGGCAGGCTACTTCCAAGACCCTTTGAGAGAAGGAGCCGACGTCATGTCCATGAGCACACATAAAACCCTACCTGGCCCGCAACATGGATTAATAGCAGCAAAGGAAGAGTACGCTGAAGCAATTAAGAGGGCGGTTTTCCCGGGGTTGACGAGCAACCACCACCTCCACAACGTCGCGGCGCTGGCGATAGCATTGGCCGAGTTCATGAAGTATGGGAGAGAATATGCTGGCCAGGTCATCAGGAACGCGAAAGCCCTAGCTAAATGGCTTCACGACGAGGGGTTCAACGTGTTAGGGAAGCATAAAGGGTTCACCGAGTCGCACACAATAGTGATGGACGTCAGCGAGTTTGAGGGAGAGGTGGGGTTGGGCGGGGACATAGAGAGACTACTTGAGAGAGCGGGTATAATTGTGAACAGAAACCTCCTCCCCTGGGACACAAGTGCGGGGCGCAGCTACATTAACCCCGGTGGGATAAGGTTGGGAACCAGCGAGGTGACAAGGATAGGCATGAAGGAGGGCGAGATGAAGCGGATAGCGGAGTTCATAGCGAGAGTTATAAGGGACAGGGAGGACCCGGAGAAAGTGAGGGGAGAGGTTGCTGAGTTTAGGAGAGACTACCAGAAAGTGCACTACTGCTTTGACTCGGTCACCGAGGCTTATGAGTACATCGAGATACCTTAG
- a CDS encoding ThiF family adenylyltransferase → MSGEEERYHRQRLIEGWNQEKIRCSRVFIAGVGALGSVVALNLAMVGVGELVLADYDVVEVSNLNRQLLFRESDVGRNKAEAAADFLSKVNPDVAVKAFPRDIAEVPKSEYKRCDVIVDGLDTLEARRWLNSLAIEMEKPLIHGGIYGWWGNVQVVVPYVTPCLECQPLVSKERLAQECTPAGERRRAANTGIKEWTPAVVTVSCVVGGIQAQETVKVLLGVKPFNGYLFYDGLSGSFTLVELERNPKCVVCGEEYATRGVEFALDPDETVGSFKERVKAAWGLREPVKIVHSAKILSDEEVVGQVVKEGDTLFVYNQVREKPIKVRVKFS, encoded by the coding sequence TTGTCGGGCGAGGAAGAAAGGTATCACAGACAGCGTCTCATTGAAGGATGGAACCAGGAAAAGATTAGGTGTTCGAGGGTTTTCATTGCCGGAGTGGGTGCCCTAGGTTCTGTCGTAGCGTTAAACCTAGCGATGGTAGGCGTAGGGGAGCTAGTCTTAGCCGACTACGATGTTGTAGAAGTCTCTAACCTTAACAGGCAGCTCCTTTTCAGGGAGAGCGACGTAGGGCGTAACAAGGCTGAGGCTGCTGCGGATTTCCTCAGCAAGGTGAACCCGGACGTGGCGGTCAAAGCGTTCCCCAGGGACATAGCCGAGGTTCCAAAGAGCGAGTATAAGAGGTGTGACGTGATAGTGGATGGGCTCGACACGTTAGAAGCCAGACGATGGCTAAATTCACTAGCTATAGAAATGGAGAAGCCGTTAATCCACGGCGGAATTTACGGATGGTGGGGTAATGTCCAAGTTGTAGTACCATATGTTACGCCATGTCTCGAGTGTCAGCCACTTGTTTCGAAAGAAAGGCTGGCGCAGGAATGCACTCCCGCCGGAGAGAGGAGGAGAGCTGCGAACACAGGTATCAAAGAGTGGACGCCTGCTGTCGTGACGGTCAGCTGCGTGGTAGGGGGGATACAGGCGCAGGAAACCGTTAAAGTTTTACTGGGAGTTAAACCATTTAACGGGTACCTCTTTTATGACGGGTTGAGTGGCTCGTTCACTCTAGTCGAGCTAGAGAGAAATCCGAAGTGCGTGGTGTGTGGAGAGGAATACGCCACTAGGGGTGTTGAGTTCGCGCTTGACCCAGATGAGACTGTTGGAAGCTTCAAGGAAAGAGTGAAAGCCGCATGGGGTCTGAGAGAGCCTGTAAAGATTGTCCACTCGGCAAAAATTTTGAGTGACGAAGAGGTTGTGGGGCAAGTGGTAAAGGAGGGAGACACACTCTTCGTATACAACCAAGTTAGGGAAAAGCCTATCAAAGTAAGAGTCAAGTTTTCCTAG
- a CDS encoding ubiquitin-conjugating enzyme family protein, with amino-acid sequence MLEKEEPTFKPVEGNLTHWKGVILGTGLYDGGVFEIEIFIPRDYPFKPPKVQWNTPIWHPNVKGTEVCIGILGKDWTPNITIVGVIEALRALLNFPNPHSPLNTEAANQMLKDKKKFEAKAREWVKKYAMWERVSRT; translated from the coding sequence ATGCTGGAGAAAGAGGAGCCGACCTTTAAGCCTGTAGAGGGCAACCTCACGCATTGGAAGGGTGTGATACTAGGAACTGGACTGTACGATGGAGGAGTTTTCGAGATAGAGATTTTTATACCTAGAGATTATCCCTTCAAGCCTCCGAAAGTGCAGTGGAACACTCCAATATGGCATCCTAACGTGAAAGGAACCGAGGTGTGTATAGGAATACTTGGAAAAGATTGGACGCCAAATATTACAATAGTTGGAGTAATAGAGGCTTTGCGTGCACTCCTTAATTTTCCGAATCCGCACTCCCCCCTTAACACTGAAGCGGCGAATCAAATGCTTAAGGACAAGAAGAAGTTCGAGGCGAAAGCAAGAGAGTGGGTGAAAAAGTACGCAATGTGGGAGAGAGTTTCCCGAACGTAG
- a CDS encoding YHS domain-containing protein, which produces MGKTVDPVCGMEVDVEKARWKSTYKGKTYYFCAPGCKKMFDERPEKYAK; this is translated from the coding sequence GTGGGTAAAACTGTGGATCCTGTATGCGGAATGGAGGTTGATGTCGAAAAAGCTAGGTGGAAGAGCACGTATAAAGGGAAGACGTACTACTTCTGTGCGCCAGGATGCAAGAAGATGTTTGACGAAAGACCTGAAAAGTATGCGAAGTAG
- a CDS encoding CTP synthase — MTKYVMVTGGVMSGIGKGVTTASIGKLFQFRNYDVDVIKIDPYLNVDPGTLNPVEHGEIFITEEVWEFKPVEGFKLTISELDQDFGTYERFLGKTVSPEQNITSGQVYLTVILQERRGEFLGKTIQIIPHITDEIKRRIRTVAEKKKPDVLLIEIGGTVGDIEAMPYLEAVRQFRLEEGKNKTALVHVTYVPFLETVKQQKSKPTQHSVRTLQGMGLQPDVIVCRSEKPLTEDVKRKLSLYCNVPPEAVISNPDIDIVYKLPLLFEEQGLGDYLCNLLGLPPKAPDTEKWRKLVSLYENTREVVRIAMPGKYTQIVDSYISINEAIRHAAAFFGARPYIEWIDASLFEEDPGKVELLDSFDGILLTPGFGVRGVEGMILAAEYAIEEKIPYLGICFGGQLLFIAFCRSVLGLRNANSSEVDPNTPYPVVDLLPEQKNVKDKGGTMRLGGHKVYIVRGSKLWEAYKQDVVVERFRHRYHIIPEYARKAEEAGLRVSAYDATGKIINAIELEEGWLVGVQFHPEFKSRPDNPSPVYKAFIEASLKRRKKV; from the coding sequence ATGACGAAGTACGTCATGGTGACCGGTGGAGTTATGTCTGGTATAGGTAAGGGAGTTACAACGGCCTCCATAGGGAAGCTTTTCCAGTTTAGGAACTACGACGTCGACGTGATAAAAATCGACCCCTACCTCAACGTTGACCCGGGAACTCTTAACCCCGTTGAGCACGGAGAAATTTTCATAACGGAAGAGGTCTGGGAGTTTAAGCCCGTTGAAGGTTTTAAGCTAACAATCTCGGAGCTAGACCAAGACTTCGGCACCTATGAGCGCTTTCTAGGGAAGACCGTCTCGCCAGAGCAGAACATAACCTCCGGCCAAGTCTACTTGACAGTAATACTTCAGGAGAGGCGTGGCGAGTTTCTCGGAAAGACTATCCAGATAATACCGCACATAACCGATGAGATAAAGAGAAGGATAAGGACTGTAGCAGAGAAGAAGAAACCAGATGTGCTACTTATAGAGATCGGTGGGACCGTTGGAGACATAGAAGCGATGCCCTACCTGGAAGCTGTAAGACAGTTTAGGTTGGAAGAAGGAAAGAACAAGACCGCTCTGGTTCACGTCACATATGTTCCCTTCCTAGAGACGGTTAAGCAGCAGAAGTCCAAGCCCACGCAGCACAGTGTAAGAACGCTCCAAGGAATGGGCCTACAGCCGGACGTTATAGTGTGCAGGTCTGAGAAGCCCCTGACCGAGGACGTGAAGAGGAAACTTAGCCTTTACTGCAACGTACCCCCTGAGGCAGTTATATCAAACCCTGACATAGACATCGTGTATAAGCTCCCCCTGTTGTTTGAAGAGCAGGGGCTAGGAGACTACCTATGCAACTTGTTAGGCTTACCCCCAAAGGCTCCAGACACGGAGAAGTGGAGGAAGCTCGTGTCGCTTTACGAGAACACTAGAGAAGTCGTTAGGATAGCTATGCCTGGAAAGTACACGCAAATAGTGGACAGCTACATCAGCATTAACGAGGCCATAAGGCATGCGGCTGCCTTTTTCGGGGCGCGGCCTTACATAGAGTGGATAGACGCCTCACTTTTCGAGGAAGACCCTGGGAAGGTCGAGCTACTTGACTCGTTTGACGGAATCCTACTAACTCCGGGGTTTGGTGTGAGGGGCGTTGAGGGAATGATCCTCGCCGCAGAGTATGCCATAGAGGAAAAGATACCCTACCTCGGAATATGCTTCGGAGGACAGCTGCTCTTCATAGCCTTCTGCAGGAGCGTCCTTGGTTTAAGGAATGCTAATAGCTCCGAGGTAGACCCGAACACCCCCTACCCCGTAGTAGACCTCCTGCCTGAACAGAAGAACGTCAAGGATAAGGGAGGCACAATGCGCCTAGGCGGGCACAAAGTTTACATAGTTAGGGGGAGCAAACTTTGGGAGGCTTACAAGCAGGATGTTGTCGTCGAGCGCTTCAGGCACAGGTACCACATAATACCCGAGTACGCTCGAAAAGCAGAAGAGGCTGGCCTCAGGGTCTCGGCCTACGATGCGACGGGCAAAATAATAAACGCCATAGAGCTCGAAGAAGGGTGGCTTGTCGGCGTACAGTTCCACCCGGAGTTCAAGAGCAGGCCGGATAATCCAAGCCCGGTATACAAGGCCTTCATAGAGGCTTCACTCAAAAGAAGGAAGAAAGTGTAA
- a CDS encoding adenylosuccinate synthetase, whose protein sequence is MTCYVVVGGFFGDEGKGKIVSYLALKDRVSVAARGGCGTNAGHTVEFGGKKFKLRQIPSGFVFEGARVLIGAGVLVDPRIFLDEVNTTGVWGRVGVDYNCAIIEQRHIEQDKGSEHLSGKIGSTGTGCGPCNAERALRTVKLARDVEELKPYLTDVSLEVNEAIDRGDNVIIEGTQGTFLSLYHGTYPYVTSKDTTASQACADVGIGPTKVDEVLVVFKAYVTRVGGGPLPGELSEEEAARRGWLEVATVTGRKRRAAPFNFELAKKAVRLNGATQIAITKLDVVYHECKGATSFSELPRAAVEFIEQVEDCLKKPVTIIGTGSDVREVIDRRKELGLI, encoded by the coding sequence TTGACATGCTACGTCGTCGTAGGAGGGTTCTTCGGAGACGAAGGCAAGGGGAAGATCGTATCCTACCTAGCCTTAAAGGATAGAGTTTCTGTGGCTGCGAGAGGGGGCTGCGGGACTAATGCAGGACACACCGTAGAGTTTGGCGGCAAAAAGTTCAAGCTTAGACAGATACCGAGCGGTTTTGTTTTTGAGGGGGCGCGCGTCCTCATAGGAGCAGGCGTCCTCGTGGATCCGAGAATATTTCTCGACGAAGTTAACACTACCGGGGTTTGGGGTAGGGTTGGCGTAGACTACAACTGCGCGATAATAGAGCAGAGACATATAGAACAGGATAAGGGATCTGAACACCTCTCGGGGAAAATTGGAAGCACGGGCACTGGGTGCGGTCCATGCAACGCCGAGAGAGCTTTGAGGACCGTCAAGCTTGCTAGGGATGTCGAGGAGTTGAAGCCCTACCTTACTGACGTATCCCTTGAGGTTAATGAGGCGATAGACCGCGGGGATAATGTTATAATAGAGGGCACTCAGGGAACCTTTTTGTCGTTATACCATGGAACGTACCCCTATGTGACTAGCAAGGACACGACCGCGTCTCAAGCGTGTGCTGACGTTGGCATAGGACCGACTAAAGTGGACGAGGTTCTCGTGGTTTTTAAGGCATATGTGACGAGGGTTGGGGGAGGACCCCTGCCAGGAGAGCTTAGCGAGGAGGAGGCTGCCAGGAGGGGGTGGCTTGAAGTGGCGACTGTTACTGGTAGGAAGAGAAGGGCTGCCCCCTTCAATTTCGAGCTTGCGAAGAAGGCAGTAAGGTTGAACGGGGCGACACAGATAGCAATAACTAAGCTTGACGTGGTGTATCATGAGTGCAAGGGGGCGACAAGCTTTAGTGAGCTTCCGAGGGCAGCCGTAGAGTTTATAGAGCAAGTAGAAGACTGCTTGAAAAAGCCGGTAACGATAATAGGAACGGGTAGCGACGTGAGAGAGGTGATAGACAGAAGAAAGGAGCTTGGATTAATATAG